Proteins encoded by one window of Aspergillus chevalieri M1 DNA, chromosome 6, nearly complete sequence:
- a CDS encoding uncharacterized protein (COG:S;~EggNog:ENOG410PR64;~TransMembrane:2 (o26-45i142-163o)) — MNSVSSVQEVKDTAESIMWPLQSSGFNSLFTSLVLFLTFASFAVASAPASFCKCTCFSNSTIIPLDPPKPESSSFAGNLARDIADLVATDNEKRANSYQALSCNDCNRKFCLGYDLPVCKGAKEDDVVSTCFQRDSRKDEAIVFIFIFATSGLLACALFRPWVQKWLEAARERRQYIPVAEPGD; from the exons ATGAACTCCGTCTCCTCCGTACAGGAAGTAAAAGACACAGCCGAATCCATCATGTGGCCATTACAAAGTAGCGGATTCAATTCGCTGTTTACTTCTCTAGTCCTATTTCTTACGTTCGCATCATTTGCTGTAGCATCTG CACCCGCCTCCTTCTGCAAATGCACCTGTTTTAGCAATAGCACCATTATCCCTCTTGATCCCCCAAAGCCCGAAtcctcctcttttgctgGCAACCTCGCCCGAGACATCGCAGACCTGGTGGCGACAGATAATGAAAAGCGAGCCAACAGCTATCAAGCGCTCAGCTGCAACGACTGTAATCGGAAGTTCTGTCTGGGATACGACTTGCCTGTGTGTAAGGGCGCGAAGGAGGATGATGTTGTGAGCACGTGTTTCC AAAGAGATTCGAGAAAGGATGAAGCTATTGTGTTCATTTTTATATTCGCGACGAGTGGGCTGCTCGCGTGCGCTCTTTTTAGGCCGTGGGTTCAGAAGTGGCTCGAG GCTGCAAGGGAAAGACGGCAGTATATTCCTGTTGCGGAACCCGGTGATTGA
- a CDS encoding MFS transporter (COG:G;~EggNog:ENOG410PIQ5;~InterPro:IPR020846,IPR001958,IPR011701,IPR036259;~PFAM:PF07690;~TransMembrane:12 (i21-39o59-79i91-114o120-140i152-171o191-215i289-309o349-368i380-399o405-429i441-459o479-498i);~go_function: GO:0022857 - transmembrane transporter activity [Evidence IEA];~go_process: GO:0055085 - transmembrane transport [Evidence IEA]) gives MVLTHQERLPTSDHKFPTTQLLLLAICRVAEPIALTSIFPYSWVMVKDFQIADSHDASLYAGILISAFSLAEALTGMFWGGLSDRIGRKPVLLSGCFGTMLSLLMVGFSTNFWVALFGRALGGALNGNIGVIQTMVGELVKRPEHEPRAYAVMPFVWSIGTIIGPAIGGLLAKPAEGFPSIFPPDGLFGKFPYLLPNLVCSILLVFSIIGGWLFLRETHPDMQQGAVVSDEQDYTSPLLATAGATANPSADLRAESYGTFNEVHLHEENGWTVFADGTKCESAVRKPVAFTKPIIMLVVALAIFTYHSMTYDHLLPIFLQDKNTRNAASVSTTFDFSIPGGVGLSTRTVGVIMSSDGIIALIIQSVIFPALAQWLGVWKLFVVVTILHPIAYFMVPFLVFLPQQFLFVGIYTCLAVRNILSIIDYPVLLILIKQASPSDAVLGKINGLAASAGAAARTVAPPVAGWLYSTGSEIRFTGLAWWGSSLVAMIGAMQLWFIERKKNTSAMVHPVGPCHYDAHKETIHIVVTDADTSSQQSA, from the exons ATGGTATTAACACACCAGGAAAGACTGCCTACCTCCGACCACAAGTTTCCCACTACTCAGCTCCTCCTTCTAGCAATATGTCGCGTCGCGGAGCCTATCGCCTTGACTTCCATCTTCCCTTACTCGTGGGTGATGGTTAAGGACTTTCAAATCGCTGATAGTCATGACGCCTCCCTTTACGCCGGCATCCTCATCTCCGCGTTTTCCCTCGCCGAAGCGCTCACTGGCATGTTCTGGGGAGGTCTCTCAGACCGCATTGGCCGCAAACCTGTTCTCCTCTCCGGTTGTTTTGGCACCATGCTCTCCCTTCTCATGGTGGGCTTTTCTACAAACTTCTGGGTTGCCCTCTTCGGAAGAGCATTGGGAGGTGCGCTGAATGGAAACATTGGCGTTATCCAGACAATGGTGGGAGAACTAGTTAAACGGCCTGAACATGAAC CGCGAGCTTATGCCGTGATGCCGTTTGTCTGGTCAATCGGAACCATCATCGGGCCAG CCATAGGGGGTTTGCTTGCAAAACCGGCTGAAGGGTTCCCCTCTATATTCCCTCCCGATGGCCTCTTTGGCAAATTCCCATACCTTTTGCCGAATCTCGTCTGCTCTATTTTACTCGTGTTTAGTATCATCGGCGGTTGGCTGTTTTTGCGCGAAACCCATCCCGATATGCAGCAGGGAGCCGTTGTCTCTGACGAGCAGGATTACACGTCTCCTCTCTTAGCAACTGCTGGTGCCACCGCCAACCCCAGTGCTGATCTACGAGCCGAATCTTACGGCACCTTCAATGAGGTCCACCTGCACGAGGAGAATGGTTGGACGGTATTTGCAGATGGAACAAAATGCGAGTCGGCTGTGCGCAAGCCAGTCGCATTTACAAAGCCTATCATTATGCTGGTGGTTGCCTTGGCCATATTTACGTATCACTCGATGACCTACGACCATCTATTGCCTATCTTCCTGCAAGATAAGAATACCCGAAACGCCGCTAGCGTTAGCACTACTTTTGATTTCAGCATCCCCGGTGGCGTAGGTTTGTCGACTAGGACGGTTGGTGTAATTATGTCTTCAGACGGTATCATCGCTTTGATCATTCAGAGCGTCATCTTTCCGGCTTTGGCTCAATGGCTCGGCGTCTGGAAGCTCTTTGTTGTGGTCACGATCCTGCATCCAATCGCCTATTTCATGGTTCCATTTCTGGTTTTCCTCCCGCAGCAATTCCTGTTCGTCGGTATCTACACTTGTCTCGCCGTCCGCAACATCCTTTCAATCATCGACTATCCGGTGCTTTTGATTCTTATTAAGCAAGCAAGTCCTTCTGATGCGGTCCTGGGAAAGATCAATGgccttgctgcttctgccgGGGCCGCTGCGCGCACTGTTGCTCCTCCCGTTGCCGGTTGGCTTTACAGTACCGGCTCTGAAATTCGTTTCACGGGCCTTGCATGGTGGGGAAGTTCTCTGGTTGCGATGATTGGTGCTATGCAACTCTGGTTTATCGAGCGGAAGAAAAACACTTCAGCCATGGTACACCCGGTTGGTCCTTGCCATTACGACGCGCACAAGGAGACTATCCATATCGTCGTGACCGATGCCGACACGAGCTCCCAGCAAAGTGCGTAA
- a CDS encoding uncharacterized protein (COG:S;~EggNog:ENOG410PNMC;~InterPro:IPR035979,IPR012677;~go_function: GO:0003676 - nucleic acid binding [Evidence IEA]): MTTATTTTSTATTRLHITPFNPDILPSVLPPSVQPTATEVSFHTLPTFPENNYGYVTLPTMEAEKIKKKLHGSILKGRKFKVETARPQKEKELEPNESDSGAERSSKKKSSKKRKAGEDVLDGHELSSGRKVKRGWTESTDSKADRRKDEKKKKKEKKAKAQAKSKYTEKEECLFRMQLPPNKASALEEKQDKKSKKKKKSPSESVVHEFANTITHPSFIRSGAENATTTATYEEGKGWVDDSGNVKEPVNEKIQDSRHRPGKVPGAKEKPKSKSKRSTKKAKPAPKEESEESEDWTSSSGSLSEDSDSESESESADTSETSDESSNKETKEGKKQSNTSATTKPATPSDEDQSSDANEQPNSKEVHPLEALYKRSAPASSEAKPAEETNGFSFFGDDDDMESEEEPPEPVAPQTPFAKEELRARGLRSAAPTPDTGLVSRTIKWDEYDDEMNVDDESSIDTPVVKKGGAGESDFAKWFWENRGDNNRAWKKRRREAAKEERQRENRRKGLKGKS, translated from the coding sequence ATGACGACGGCCACCACGACAACCTCTACAGCAACCACGCGCCTCCATATCACCCCTTTCAACCCAGACATTCTGCCTTCCGTGCTGCCTCCATCCGTGCAACCGACTGCTACGGAAGTCTCATTTCATACCCTGCCAACTTTCCCCGAGAACAATTACGGCTACGTGACCTTACCAACAATGGAAGCGGAGAAGATCAAGAAAAAGCTTCACGGGTCTATCCTGAAAGGCAGAAAGTTCAAGGTTGAAACGGCGCGACCacagaaggaaaaggaattGGAACCGAACGAGTCAGATTCCGGAGCAGAACGTTCgagcaagaaaaagagtTCGAAGAAGCGAAAGGCCGGCGAAGATGTCCTGGATGGCCACGAGCTTTCGTCAGGACGCAAAGTCAAACGAGGATGGACCGAGTCGACAGATTCCAAGGCAGATAGGCggaaagatgaaaagaagaagaaaaaggagaaaaaggcaaaagcacAAGCCAAATCAAAGTACACGGAGAAGGAAGAGTGCCTGTTCCGGATGCAACTGCCCCCTAACAAAGCCTCTGCCTTGGAAGAAAAGCAGGATAAGaagtcgaagaagaagaagaaatctcCTTCCGAGTCAGTTGTCCATGAGTTTGCGAATACTATTACTCACCCGAGTTTTATCCGTTCTGGCGCTGAGAATGCAACTACTACGGCAACATATGAGGAAGGAAAGGGCTGGGTTGATGATTCAGGGAATGTAAAGGAACCGGTCAATGAAAAAATCCAGGACTCTAGGCACAGACCTGGAAAGGTACCGGGTGCCAAAGAAAAGCCAAAGTCCAAGTCGAAAAGATCGACGAAGAAGGCTAAGCCCGCGCCTAAGGAGGAATCAGAGGAATCGGAAGATTGGACTTCTTCTAGTGGTTCTTTGTCTGAAGATAGTGACTCGGAAAGCGAGAGTGAGTCGGCTGATACTTCTGAAACATCCGACGAGTCCAGCAACAAAGAGAccaaggaaggaaagaagcaaTCGAACACATCAGCAACTACCAAACCTGCTACCCCATCAGACGAGGATCAATCGTCGGATGCAAATGAACAACCAAACTCAAAAGAAGTTCATCCTCTGGAAGCGCTCTACAAACGCTCCGCACCAGCCTCTTCAGAAGCTAAACCCGCCGAGGAAACCAACGGGTTCAGTTTCTTCGGGGATGATGACGATATGGAATCTGAGGAAGAACCTCCTGAACCAGTCGCACCGCAGACACCTTTCGCAAAGGAGGAACTCCGGGCTCGCGGACTGAGGAGCGCCGCCCCAACCCCAGACACTGGCCTAGTGAGCCGGACCATAAAATGGGATGAGTATGACGATGAGATGAACGTGGATGATGAATCATCTATCGACACACCAGTTGTGAAGAAGGGCGGCGCGGGAGAGTCAGACTTTGCGAAATGGTTCTGGGAGAATCGGGGAGACAACAATCGGGCCTGGAAGAAACGGCGGCGTGAGGCTGCCAAGGAAGAGAGGCAGCGAGAGAACCGCCGGAAGGGATTGAAGGGGAAATCATAG
- the sip5 gene encoding Sip5p (BUSCO:EOG09263RF8;~COG:S;~EggNog:ENOG410PKFJ;~InterPro:IPR039301): MGNSQTKEARASLGPSHRRSHHPSGRSPYGERQSEGSRSGRSSRPDLSMLGFAPPPEVALEYRRETRQEREARKLEKERVARAKERERSMREEHVDGGFLVTQGVYVGTEDFNKAVVRQLMIERRLAPFWRGLNDFSDSWTEHQLMAAARGLPIPAPDEIPPELENKTAPRATSEDAKELSSDSKAAHHLMVPIASRSQSYNSDNSQTSSNPANSLPSPTSPIASGSFSSPLFRTRAKTLASLTTSTKHGSQTDLTPREIQLPSDPFVNGQPLEAYLYKDAAECPICFLYYPPYLNRTRCCDQPICSECFVQIKRPDPHPPEHGEPDPNAPSSAQESEGNRAESADTQLVSEPAACPFCVQPEFGVTYIPPQFRRGLSYAAELNGSRPPMNLASPMSSSTSSLSSGTPVAVTGRRRATSLSATDPTVVTTDKIRPDWAQKLANARAHAARRSAAATALHTAAYLVNNQNGSDSRNFSLGRRGLRRASNAPETRGSPALHALAFLTDRRPPAPAQEMETQEENNPAPPRGSSRRSRLDDLEEMMMMEAIRLSLASEEDRRKKEEKEMKKEAKRRNKDAKKYEKSIRKSGISGTEAGSSTGLSAARLGASSSSSVIEEEDEESFTDKGKEVDRATPPTSVPATATATAASSSAAVAPATMAEGAPSSSEDNTDQLANQTAATEPSKPSQLRNMASASSSFSSLVESTADEHATTADGSQQATEQMFNFRSLAEVIGDEDKAGEPTEHVEHMPTKSQQPEGSRSNDAPAAAPKSMTQEVLDAGNTAGVEQASVTVPELPKELETRSVEITNTTPNPETT; encoded by the exons ATGGGTAACTCACAGACCAAAGAGGCACGAGCCTCTCTCGGCCCATCGCATCGTCGCAGCCATCACCCCAGTGGACGATCTCCGTATGGCGAGCGTCAGTCAGAAGGTTCTCGGTCCGGACGTTCGAGTCGGCCCGATTTGTCTATGCTGGGATTCGCTCCCCCTCCGGAGGTAGCGTTGGAATATCGGCGCGAAACCCGACAAGAGCGCGAAGCTCGTAAGCTGGAAAAAGAACGGGTCGCCCGAGCCAAGGAACGAGAACGGAGTATGAGAGAGGAGCATGTGGATGGTGGTTTCTTGGTCACCCAAGGTGTTTATGTTGGCACAGAGGATTTTAACAAGGCCGTGGTTCGGCAGTTGATG ATTGAGCGACGGCTCGCCCCGTTCTGGAGAGGTCTCAATGATTTCTCGGATTCGTGGACAGAACATCAACTCATGGCAGCCGCTCGAGGTTTACCGATACCAGCGCCTGACGAGATTCCACCCGAGTTGGAAAACAAGACTGCTCCCCGGGCCACCTCGGAGGATGCAAAAGAGCTGTCATCCGATTCGAAAGCCGCTCATCATTTGATGGTACCCATCGCATCGCGATCTCAATCCTACAACTCGGACAACTCCCAGACATCATCGAACCCCGCTAATTCCCTCCCATCCCCCACCTCCCCGATTGCCTCGGGATCTTTTAGTTCGCCGTTGTTCCGGACTCGGGCCAAGACGCTAGCTTCGCTCACGACGTCAACAAAACACGGTTCTCAAACAGATCTTACGCCGAGGGAAATCCAACTGCCATCCGATCCATTCGTCAACGGGCAACCGCTTGAGGCATATCTTTACAAGGATGCAGCAGAATGTCCGATTTGCTTCCTCTACTACCCTCCTTATCTGAACAGGACAAGGTGCTGCGATCAGCCGATATGCTCGGAATGCTTCGTTCAGATTAAACGTCCCGATCCCCATCCCCCGGAGCACGGAGAACCAGACCCGAACGCCCCAAGTTCAGCGCAGGAATCGGAAGGCAACCGTGCAGAATCGGCAGACACTCAACTCGTATCGGAACCTGCAGCCTGCCCGTTCTGTGTCCAGCCTGAGTTTGGTGTCACCTACATACCCCCGCAATTCCGCAGAGGACTCAGTTATGCGGCGGAATTAAATGGTTCGCGTCCGCCCATGAACCTTGCTTCTCCGATGTCTTCTTCTACCTCGTCGCTCTCGTCGGGCACACCTGTAGCAGTCACTGGCCGTCGCCGTGCTACGTCATTGTCAGCGACCGACCCAACTGTGGTTACTACCGACAAAATTCGACCCGATTGGGCGCAGAAGTTAGCCAATGCTCGAGCGCACGCTGCCCGGAGATCTGCCGCAGCAACCGCGCTTCACACCGCTGCATACCTGGTGAATAATCAAAACGGGAGTGATTCTCGGAACTTCAGTCTTGGAAGAAGGGGCCTTAGGCGGGCAAGTAATGCACCAGAGACTCGTGGGTCTCCGGCACTGCATGCGCTGGCTTTCCTAACAGACCGAAGACCGCCCGCTCCTGCGCAAGAGATGGAGACGCAAGAGGAAAATAACCCAGCACCACCGCGTGGTAGCTCGAGACGCAGCCGACTGGACGACTTagaggagatgatgatgatggaggcGATTCGGTTGAGTTTGGCCAGCGAAGAAGACCGGCgcaagaaggaagagaaggagatgaAAAAGGAGGCAAAACGAAGGAATAAAGACGCCAAAAAGTATGAGAAGAGCATTCGCAAGAGCGGAATCTCGGGTACAGAAGCGGGTAGTAGCACTGGGCTAAGTGCCGCGAGACTGGGGGCAAGCAGCTCATCTTCTGTcatagaagaagaggatgaagaatcGTTTACCGACAAGGGAAAGGAAGTAGACCGCGCAACTCCTCCAACGTCTGTTCCTGCCACAGCTACGGCCACGGCAGCCTCCTCTAGTGCAGCTGTTGCACCGGCCACGATGGCAGAAGGTGCACCATCTTCTTCTGAAGACAATACGGACCAATTGGCGAATCAGACCGCGGCCACGGAGCCCTCAAAGCCATCACAACTGCGGAACATGGCGAGTGCATCATCCTCGTTCTCTTCGCTCGTTGAATCGACTGCGGACGAGCATGCGACAACCGCCGATGGCAGTCAACAGGCAACTGAACAAATGTTCAACTTCCGGAGTCTGGCTGAGGTCATTGGCGACGAAGATAAAGCAGGGGAACCGACGGAGCATGTCGAGCATATGCCGACAAAATCACAACAACCCGAGGGATCTAGATCGAATGAcgctcctgctgctgcaccaAAGTCGATGACCCAGGAGGTTTTGGACGCTGGGAATACAGCCGGCGTAGAGCAGGCGAGTGTCACGGTACCAGAGTTGCCCAAGGAACTGGAAACTCGATCCGTTGAgatcaccaacaccaccccaAATCCCGAAACGACATAA
- a CDS encoding uncharacterized protein (COG:S;~EggNog:ENOG410PTFA) → MAILESEKRPRGLRVPSFSSIKSFGKKGSEAQQQQQYQQKMDSLPEALPPPPPDKQLPSVPTSVSPQAAPTPMRLPAASATDLNFGLDAAPMADFGTDRYPMPTGANRSTPNVSNSNGNGVGHSNGNSNLAVPPPPVQRTPSNGSQRTATSDGEPLEDYIPDPEPEAVDRMYADISPGLEPVPDVEHTDMDDVWTPPGYEPVAAPLNKLHFACYQEHKSMPPAANVWHALPCMTCQKFDREVRHRCVFCCLRICEGCYQNLQKCSRRSLDELLGMIQS, encoded by the coding sequence ATGGCGATTCTGGAAAGCGAAAAACGCCCCAGAGGTCTCCGAGTCCCATCTTTCTCATCTATCAAGTCTTTTGGTAAAAAAGGCTCTGAAgcacagcaacaacagcaataCCAGCAGAAGATGGATTCTCTACCAGAGGCactccctcctcctcctccggaCAAACAACTGCCTTCCGTGCCTACCTCCGTGTCTCCTCAAGCTGCGCCAACGCCCATGCGTCTGCCTGCGGCTTCAGCAACAGATTTGAACTTTGGGCTTGACGCCGCGCCCATGGCTGACTTTGGGACTGACCGGTATCCGATGCCCACGGGTGCCAACCGCAGCACTCCTAACGTTAGCAACAGCAATGGCAACGGTGTTGGCCACAGCAACGGCAACAGCAATCTTGCGgttccaccaccacccgtCCAGCGCACCCCATCCAACGGATCGCAGCGAACAGCAACAAGCGACGGAGAGCCCCTGGAGGACTACATCCCCGACCCCGAGCCCGAAGCCGTCGATCGGATGTACGCGGATATCTCTCCGGGATTGGAACCGGTGCCAGACGTGGAACACACAGATATGGATGATGTCTGGACACCTCCGGGTTACGAGCCCGTCGCGGCGCCGTTAAATAAACTGCATTTCGCCTGCTATCAGGAACACAAGTCGATGCCTCCTGCGGCGAATGTCTGGCATGCGTTGCCGTGTATGACTTGCCAGAAGTTCGATCGGGAGGTCCGTCATCGGTGTGTGTTCTGTTGTCTCCGGATTTGCGAAGGTTGTTATCAGAATTTGCAGAAGTGTTCGAGGAGATCGTTGGATGAACTTTTGGGTATGATTCAGAGTTGA
- a CDS encoding putative G-patch domain protein (COG:S;~EggNog:ENOG410PNC7;~InterPro:IPR000467,IPR039249,IPR025239;~PFAM:PF13821;~go_function: GO:0003676 - nucleic acid binding [Evidence IEA]), with the protein MPPSEDEEEDYMSMVIEEPKQKETFTQKKRRQQREAETRAKVPSKAERAAQEAARRDAALMTNTLDPSNKGFQMMAKLGFKPGQALGKQTPPPSEKPHGQDAAARVRDDKRTEPLNLVFKEDRGGIGLDNEKKRKIKEEAEEAMKKVKHEEGDYRDRVRVERETRRAEAQFHAAQKVAERLDTEAEEGEWDNGEKDCGDDKNEEEADYRGDNEEKEKKTKTQKKVKPTSQINLLYRGLVRQREERERNLHLRHALQTSLPSSFFPDPKLPGYDDPTLEREDREATDPQARGEGYASSVLEQDVEEEDPELDEFNALEPQERLHKLVLYLREKHWYCFWCKCRYDDETMEGCPGLTEEDHD; encoded by the exons ATGCCACCttcagaagatgaagaagaggactaTATGTCCATGGTCATCGAAGAACCCAAGCAGAAAGAAACCTTCACTCAAAAAAAGCGCCGGCAGCAACGCGAG GCCGAAACACGCGCAAAAGTCCCCTCCAAAGCCGAACGCGCAGCCCAAGAAGCCGCCCGCCGCGATGCCGCCCTCATGACCAACACCCTCGACCCCTCGAACAAGGGATTCCAGATGATGGCCAAGCTCGGTTTCAAGCCTGGCCAGgcattgggaaagcaaacaCCACCGCCATCAGAGAAGCCACATGGCCAGGACGCAGCGGCAAGAGTGCGCGACGACAAGCGAACCGAGCCGCTGAATTTGGTGTTCAAGGAAGATCGTGGGGGCATTGGGCTGGATAAtgagaagaagcgcaagatcAAAGAGGAGGCGGAAGAGGCGATGAAGAAGGTTAAGCATGAGGAGGGCGATTATCGGGATCGGGTGCGAGTCGAGCGCGAGACGAGACGGGCTGAGGCGCAATTCCATGCGGCGCAAAAGGTTGCAGAGAGGTTAGATACTGAGGCAGAGGAAGGGGAATGGGATAATGGTGAGAAGGATTGCGGTGACGACAAAAACGAGGAGGAAGCAGACTACAGAGGCGAcaacgaagaaaaagaaaagaagaccaagacGCAGAAGAAAGTCAAACCAACCTCCCAAATTAACCTCCTCTACCGCGGCCTCGTCCGCCAACGTGAAGAAAGAGAGCGCAACCTTCACCTCCGGCACGCCCTCCAAACCTCCCTTCCATCATCTTTCTTCCCCGACCCGAAATTACCCGGCTACGACGACCCAACCCTCGAGCGCGAAGACCGCGAGGCAACTGATCCGCAAGCGCGCGGGGAAGGATACGCAAGCAGTGTTCTCGAACAAgatgtggaggaggaggatccAGAACTAGATGAGTTTAATGCGCTCGAGCCGCAGGAACGGCTCCATAAGCTGGTCTTGTATCTGCGAGAGAAGCATTGGTATTGCTTCTGGTGTAAATGTCGCTATGATGATGAGACCATGGAGGGATGTCCGGGATTGACGGAGGAGGATCACGATTGa